The Thermotoga sp. genome window below encodes:
- the carA gene encoding glutamine-hydrolyzing carbamoyl-phosphate synthase small subunit, whose product MKALLALEDGSFFFGQSLGAEGETFGELVFNTGMTGYQEVLTDPSYTGQIVVMTYPEIGIYGVNEEDVESDGIKVAGFVVYRSVSVPSSWRATMSFPDYLKKHNIVAIEGVDTRALTRKIRVKGAMKGAISTVDLDPDSLVKRVRESPGIVGRDLAGLVSPKETIVENEEGEFSVVVLDSGVKWGILRDLKRVGARVMRVPYGVDADDIKKLNPDGVLISNGPGDPAALLKTVRLIKDLLKEEIPLAGICLGHQLLGLAIGGRTYKMKFGHRGINHPVKDLRTGRVLITTHNHGFAVNPKSFGLPELGSEDQDANVLTKNLQKISVLEGTSPQGVRVEVTHISLNDGTLEGIRLVDYPAFSVQYHPEASPGPHDAKCFFDEFKRLIKEVR is encoded by the coding sequence ATGAAAGCACTCCTTGCTTTGGAAGACGGATCGTTTTTTTTTGGACAGAGCCTGGGAGCAGAAGGTGAGACCTTCGGTGAACTGGTTTTCAACACGGGAATGACGGGATATCAGGAAGTTCTCACCGATCCCTCCTACACGGGCCAGATCGTTGTGATGACCTACCCCGAGATAGGAATCTACGGCGTGAACGAGGAAGACGTGGAATCGGATGGAATAAAAGTTGCGGGATTCGTTGTTTACAGGAGTGTGAGCGTTCCTTCCAGCTGGAGAGCCACCATGTCCTTCCCAGATTATCTGAAAAAACACAACATCGTTGCCATTGAAGGAGTTGACACGAGGGCCCTCACAAGAAAGATCCGCGTGAAAGGAGCAATGAAAGGTGCCATATCTACTGTGGATCTGGATCCAGACTCTCTGGTTAAACGTGTGAGGGAAAGTCCCGGCATAGTAGGAAGGGACCTGGCAGGGCTTGTTTCTCCAAAAGAAACCATCGTGGAAAACGAAGAGGGAGAATTTTCGGTTGTTGTCCTGGACTCTGGGGTGAAATGGGGTATCCTCAGAGACCTGAAGAGAGTGGGAGCACGGGTGATGAGGGTACCTTACGGTGTGGACGCAGACGACATCAAAAAGCTCAACCCAGATGGAGTTCTCATTTCCAACGGTCCAGGAGATCCCGCCGCCCTCCTGAAAACTGTGCGTTTGATAAAAGATCTTCTGAAAGAGGAGATCCCCCTCGCGGGAATTTGTCTTGGACATCAGCTCCTTGGTCTTGCAATAGGCGGCAGAACGTACAAGATGAAGTTCGGCCACAGAGGAATCAACCATCCTGTGAAAGATTTGAGGACGGGGCGCGTTCTGATCACCACTCACAACCACGGTTTTGCGGTGAATCCGAAGAGCTTTGGACTGCCGGAACTTGGAAGCGAAGATCAGGATGCGAACGTTCTCACCAAGAACCTTCAGAAGATATCTGTCCTCGAGGGAACCAGTCCACAAGGAGTGAGGGTTGAAGTCACCCACATCTCACTGAACGATGGCACTTTAGAGGGAATAAGGCTGGTTGATTATCCAGCCTTTTCTGTTCAATATCATCCCGAAGCCTCCCCCGGTCCCCACGATGCGAAATGCTTCTTCGACGAGTTCAAACGCCTCATAAAGGAGGTAAGGTAA